One segment of Echeneis naucrates chromosome 15, fEcheNa1.1, whole genome shotgun sequence DNA contains the following:
- the LOC115055247 gene encoding B-cadherin-like isoform X1: MGAAWIAVVAILIAAFQALAPVAAEEPSCVPGFESDLLIFKVPSKILRRGTRLSKVGFTDCTSRRRFPFRSSDSRFTVQSDGVLSLNRQVVLHEGHQDFSIDTWDSQGRKLTALIRVLHQHRDHNGNLHGENHRAHHGGNHHQDQHQNSEPHHGERNHHQTEVDSAKHTGNSAEPQVPVLIFPKSVDGLRRRKRDWVIPDLTVTENDRGPYPLKVSQIRSNEDKVKKIYYSITGPGATEPPLGLFNMDRDTGVLYVTQPLDRELVAQYKFQAHAVAEGSGNAEEPMDIVVNVIDQNDNKPVFNQDTYVGEVPEASLPGYEVITVVATDADKPNDANSDIRYRIEGQEPQLPTDHLFVINPVSGVIRVHTVGLDREKYPKYTLTVVAADMVGDGLFGKCKVILTVADSNDHAPEFTQRTYEATVAENKVDAVVVTMLTTDGDEPHSQAWRTKFKIIDGDPDGLFNISTGINKQEGVITTIKGLDFERTTKHTLLIEVENEVPFVIPLPTSTATVVVTVQDVNEPPIFNPSQKSVSKREDLAINTDVVQYTASDPDTARKQEVTYRIISDPAGWLSIGKNSGLITVKSLMDRESHFVKDNKYTALIGAYDNDDVPATGTGTLIIQLEDVNDNAPVIDDRVIKVCSKEPVPRLLSVTDKDGPGFAAPYSVSLQGMSKTNWTARMNDTKTGIYLNLRTELPDGDYSVVLRVADNQGLEQDNTILAKVCDCKGEDFACRGRAAAATGLPLILGILGGILLLLMLVLLLLLFARRRRGDKKEPLLQDDDIRDNIYYYDEEGGGEDDQDFDLSVLHRGLDNRPGVTRDDVLPNFMPAPQYRPRPANPEEIGNFIDDNLKAADNDPTAPPYDSLLVFDYEGGGSDAGSLSSLNSSSSGDQDYDCLNEWGPRFKKLADMYGGGDDDML; encoded by the exons ATGGGGGCCGCTTGGATCGCGGTTGTGGCCATTTTAATTGCAGCTTTTCAG GCCTTAGCTCCAGTTGCTGCTGAGGAGCCATCATGTGTACCTGGATTTGAGTCagatttgttgatttttaaagTGCCCTCTAAAATCCTGAGGAGAGGCACAAGACTGAGCAAAG TTGGCTTCACTGACTGCACAAGCCGTAGAAGGTTTCCTTTCAGAAGTAGTGACAGCCGTTTCACAGTACAGTCCGATGGTGTATTGTCG TTAAACAGGCAGGTTGTTCTTCATGAAGGCCACCAGGATTTCTCTATTGACACCTGGGACTCACAAGGTCGCAAACTGACAGCTCTAATAAGGGTACTGCACCAGCATCGGGACCACAATGGGAACCTCCATGGTGAAAACCACAGGGCCCACCATGGCGGAAACCACCATCAGGACCAACACCAAAATTCTGAGCCCCACCATGGAGAACGCAACCATCACCaaactgaggtggactctgCTAAACACACAGGG AATTCAGCTGAGCCACAAGTGCCAGTCCTGATTTTCCCCAAGTCTGTTGATGGCCTGAGGCGGAGGAAGAGAGACTGGGTTATTCCTGATCTCACTGTTACTGAGAATGACAGAGGACCCTACCCGCTTAAAGTATCACAG ATCCGCTCCAATGAAGATAAAGTGAAGAAGATCTATTATAGCATCACTGGTCCAGGAGCTACCGAGCCTCCTCTAGGCCTGTTCAacatggacagagacacaggtGTCCTGTATGTCACACAGCCCCTGGACAGGGAGCTGGTGGCGCAGTACAAG TTTCAAGCTCACGCTGTGGCAGAAGGTTCAGGAAATGCTGAGGAGCCGATGGATATAGTCGTGAATGTAATAGACCAGAATGACAACAAACCTGTTTTCAATCAAGACACCTACGTGGGAGAAGTTCCTGAGGCTTCATTACCTG GTTATGAGGTGATCACAGTTGTGGCCACAGATGCTGACAAGCCAAATGATGCCAACTCAGATATCCGCTACCGTATTGAAGGCCAGGAGCCACAGTTGCCCACTGACCACCTATTTGTCATCAACCCAGTCAGTGGTGTCATCAGAGTCCATACTGTGGGACTAGACAGAGAG AAATACCCAAAGTACACTCTGACTGTCGTAGCAGCAGACATGGTTGGAGATGGGCTGTTTGGAAAGTGCAAAGTAATTCTCACTGTAGCTGATAGCAACGACCATGCTCCAGAATTCACTCAGAGAACT TATGAGGCAACAGTAGCAGAAAATAAAGTGGATGCTGTGGTGGTCACCATGCTAACAACAGATGGTGATGAGCCACATTCCCAGGCCTGGAGAACCAAGTTTAAGATTATTGATGGTGATCCAGATGGACTGTTCAATATCTCTACAGGAATTAACAAACAGGAAGGAGTCATCACAACTATCAAG GGTCTGGACTTTGAGAGGACCACAAAACACACTCTGCTGATTGAAGTGGAGAATGAGGTTCCCTTTGTCATTCCATTACCCACATCCACTGCCACAGTAGTGGTGACTGTGCAGGACGTCAATGAACCTCCAATATTCAATCCAAGTCAGAAGAGTGTGTCAAAAAGGGAGGACCTTGCCATCAACACCGATGTGGTGCAGTATACTGCTTCTGACCCAGACACTGCACGCAAGCAGGAAGTCAC GTATAGAATCATCAGTGATCCTGCTGGCTGGCTCAGTATAGGCAAGAACTCTGGTCTGATCACGGTGAAGAGCCTTATGGACAGAGAGTCTCATTTTGTCAAGGACAACAAATACACAGCACTCATTGGTGCATATGACAATG ATGATGTCCCGGCCACAGGAACCGGAACTTTGATCATTCAACTTGAAGATGTAAATGACAATGCGCCCGTCATTGATGACCGTGTCATCAAG GTGTGCAGCAAGGAGCCAGTTCCTCGTCTGCTCTCAGTAACAGATAAGGACGGACCAGGCTTTGCTGCTCCATACAGTGTGTCTTTACAGGGCATGTCAAAGACCAACTGGACAGCTAGGATGAATGACACCA AGACGGGCATCTATCTAAATTTACGCACTGAGTTGCCTGATGGAGACTATAGTGTGGTCCTGAGGGTTGCCGACAACCAGGGCCTGGAGCAGGACAACACCATCCTGGCCAAAGTGTGTGACTGTAAAGGGGAAGACTTTGCCTGTCGAGGCCGAGCTGCAGCAGCCACTGGACTGCCCCTCATTCTGGGAATACTGGGAggcatcctgctgctgctca tgctggtgctgctgctgctgctgttcgcTAGACGAAGACGAGGAGATAAGAAGGAGCCTTTACTGCAGGATGACGACATCAGGGACAACATCTACTATTATGATGAAGAGGGGGGTGGCGAAGATGACCAG GACTTTGACTTGAGTGTCCTCCATCGCGGTCTAGACAACCGGCCAGGAGTAACCAGGGATGATGTGTTACCAAACTTCATGCCGGCTCCTCAGTACCGGCCTCGCCCTGCCAACCCTGAGGAAATAGGCAACTTCATTGATGAT AACTTGAAGGCAGCTGACAATGATCCTACAGCACCCCCATACGACTCCCTGCTGGTGTTTGATTATGAGGGCGGTGGCTCTGATGCAGGAAGCCTATCCTCGCTGAATTCATCAAGCAGTGGAGACCAGGACTACGACTGCCTCAATGAGTGGGGACCCCGCTTCAAGAAACTGGCTGACATGTATGGAGGAGGAGATGACGATATGCTGTAA
- the LOC115055247 gene encoding B-cadherin-like isoform X2, with protein MGAAWIAVVAILIAAFQALAPVAAEEPSCVPGFESDLLIFKVPSKILRRGTRLSKVGFTDCTSRRRFPFRSSDSRFTVQSDGVLSLNRQVVLHEGHQDFSIDTWDSQGRKLTALIRVLHQHRDHNGNLHGENHRAHHGGNHHQDQHQNSEPHHGERNHHQTENSAEPQVPVLIFPKSVDGLRRRKRDWVIPDLTVTENDRGPYPLKVSQIRSNEDKVKKIYYSITGPGATEPPLGLFNMDRDTGVLYVTQPLDRELVAQYKFQAHAVAEGSGNAEEPMDIVVNVIDQNDNKPVFNQDTYVGEVPEASLPGYEVITVVATDADKPNDANSDIRYRIEGQEPQLPTDHLFVINPVSGVIRVHTVGLDREKYPKYTLTVVAADMVGDGLFGKCKVILTVADSNDHAPEFTQRTYEATVAENKVDAVVVTMLTTDGDEPHSQAWRTKFKIIDGDPDGLFNISTGINKQEGVITTIKGLDFERTTKHTLLIEVENEVPFVIPLPTSTATVVVTVQDVNEPPIFNPSQKSVSKREDLAINTDVVQYTASDPDTARKQEVTYRIISDPAGWLSIGKNSGLITVKSLMDRESHFVKDNKYTALIGAYDNDDVPATGTGTLIIQLEDVNDNAPVIDDRVIKVCSKEPVPRLLSVTDKDGPGFAAPYSVSLQGMSKTNWTARMNDTKTGIYLNLRTELPDGDYSVVLRVADNQGLEQDNTILAKVCDCKGEDFACRGRAAAATGLPLILGILGGILLLLMLVLLLLLFARRRRGDKKEPLLQDDDIRDNIYYYDEEGGGEDDQDFDLSVLHRGLDNRPGVTRDDVLPNFMPAPQYRPRPANPEEIGNFIDDNLKAADNDPTAPPYDSLLVFDYEGGGSDAGSLSSLNSSSSGDQDYDCLNEWGPRFKKLADMYGGGDDDML; from the exons ATGGGGGCCGCTTGGATCGCGGTTGTGGCCATTTTAATTGCAGCTTTTCAG GCCTTAGCTCCAGTTGCTGCTGAGGAGCCATCATGTGTACCTGGATTTGAGTCagatttgttgatttttaaagTGCCCTCTAAAATCCTGAGGAGAGGCACAAGACTGAGCAAAG TTGGCTTCACTGACTGCACAAGCCGTAGAAGGTTTCCTTTCAGAAGTAGTGACAGCCGTTTCACAGTACAGTCCGATGGTGTATTGTCG TTAAACAGGCAGGTTGTTCTTCATGAAGGCCACCAGGATTTCTCTATTGACACCTGGGACTCACAAGGTCGCAAACTGACAGCTCTAATAAGGGTACTGCACCAGCATCGGGACCACAATGGGAACCTCCATGGTGAAAACCACAGGGCCCACCATGGCGGAAACCACCATCAGGACCAACACCAAAATTCTGAGCCCCACCATGGAGAACGCAACCATCACCaaactgag AATTCAGCTGAGCCACAAGTGCCAGTCCTGATTTTCCCCAAGTCTGTTGATGGCCTGAGGCGGAGGAAGAGAGACTGGGTTATTCCTGATCTCACTGTTACTGAGAATGACAGAGGACCCTACCCGCTTAAAGTATCACAG ATCCGCTCCAATGAAGATAAAGTGAAGAAGATCTATTATAGCATCACTGGTCCAGGAGCTACCGAGCCTCCTCTAGGCCTGTTCAacatggacagagacacaggtGTCCTGTATGTCACACAGCCCCTGGACAGGGAGCTGGTGGCGCAGTACAAG TTTCAAGCTCACGCTGTGGCAGAAGGTTCAGGAAATGCTGAGGAGCCGATGGATATAGTCGTGAATGTAATAGACCAGAATGACAACAAACCTGTTTTCAATCAAGACACCTACGTGGGAGAAGTTCCTGAGGCTTCATTACCTG GTTATGAGGTGATCACAGTTGTGGCCACAGATGCTGACAAGCCAAATGATGCCAACTCAGATATCCGCTACCGTATTGAAGGCCAGGAGCCACAGTTGCCCACTGACCACCTATTTGTCATCAACCCAGTCAGTGGTGTCATCAGAGTCCATACTGTGGGACTAGACAGAGAG AAATACCCAAAGTACACTCTGACTGTCGTAGCAGCAGACATGGTTGGAGATGGGCTGTTTGGAAAGTGCAAAGTAATTCTCACTGTAGCTGATAGCAACGACCATGCTCCAGAATTCACTCAGAGAACT TATGAGGCAACAGTAGCAGAAAATAAAGTGGATGCTGTGGTGGTCACCATGCTAACAACAGATGGTGATGAGCCACATTCCCAGGCCTGGAGAACCAAGTTTAAGATTATTGATGGTGATCCAGATGGACTGTTCAATATCTCTACAGGAATTAACAAACAGGAAGGAGTCATCACAACTATCAAG GGTCTGGACTTTGAGAGGACCACAAAACACACTCTGCTGATTGAAGTGGAGAATGAGGTTCCCTTTGTCATTCCATTACCCACATCCACTGCCACAGTAGTGGTGACTGTGCAGGACGTCAATGAACCTCCAATATTCAATCCAAGTCAGAAGAGTGTGTCAAAAAGGGAGGACCTTGCCATCAACACCGATGTGGTGCAGTATACTGCTTCTGACCCAGACACTGCACGCAAGCAGGAAGTCAC GTATAGAATCATCAGTGATCCTGCTGGCTGGCTCAGTATAGGCAAGAACTCTGGTCTGATCACGGTGAAGAGCCTTATGGACAGAGAGTCTCATTTTGTCAAGGACAACAAATACACAGCACTCATTGGTGCATATGACAATG ATGATGTCCCGGCCACAGGAACCGGAACTTTGATCATTCAACTTGAAGATGTAAATGACAATGCGCCCGTCATTGATGACCGTGTCATCAAG GTGTGCAGCAAGGAGCCAGTTCCTCGTCTGCTCTCAGTAACAGATAAGGACGGACCAGGCTTTGCTGCTCCATACAGTGTGTCTTTACAGGGCATGTCAAAGACCAACTGGACAGCTAGGATGAATGACACCA AGACGGGCATCTATCTAAATTTACGCACTGAGTTGCCTGATGGAGACTATAGTGTGGTCCTGAGGGTTGCCGACAACCAGGGCCTGGAGCAGGACAACACCATCCTGGCCAAAGTGTGTGACTGTAAAGGGGAAGACTTTGCCTGTCGAGGCCGAGCTGCAGCAGCCACTGGACTGCCCCTCATTCTGGGAATACTGGGAggcatcctgctgctgctca tgctggtgctgctgctgctgctgttcgcTAGACGAAGACGAGGAGATAAGAAGGAGCCTTTACTGCAGGATGACGACATCAGGGACAACATCTACTATTATGATGAAGAGGGGGGTGGCGAAGATGACCAG GACTTTGACTTGAGTGTCCTCCATCGCGGTCTAGACAACCGGCCAGGAGTAACCAGGGATGATGTGTTACCAAACTTCATGCCGGCTCCTCAGTACCGGCCTCGCCCTGCCAACCCTGAGGAAATAGGCAACTTCATTGATGAT AACTTGAAGGCAGCTGACAATGATCCTACAGCACCCCCATACGACTCCCTGCTGGTGTTTGATTATGAGGGCGGTGGCTCTGATGCAGGAAGCCTATCCTCGCTGAATTCATCAAGCAGTGGAGACCAGGACTACGACTGCCTCAATGAGTGGGGACCCCGCTTCAAGAAACTGGCTGACATGTATGGAGGAGGAGATGACGATATGCTGTAA